A genome region from Myripristis murdjan chromosome 16, fMyrMur1.1, whole genome shotgun sequence includes the following:
- the LOC115373910 gene encoding nuclear factor 7, ovary-like — MASACSLLSEEQFLCSICLEVFTEPVSTPCGHNFCKACITKCWDNSDKCECPMCKKPFVNKPDLFVNTLVSEMVAQFRKSVDVKAASSNIQQQKPVKPVEVPCDFCPGTKLKALKSCLVCLASYCETHLEPHQRVATLKRHKLIDPVENLEDRMCKKHDKMLKLFCRTDQLCVCLMCTEHETHDTVPLEEEYEEIKAQLKWKKSKVQKMIQERQEKVEEMKASVQLNKKDTDEELAKTAEVFTALVASIQRQQAELMEVIEERQRAAQKQAEGFIKELEEEITELQRTSSELERLSLTEDQLQLLQSFPSVSSSPRTKNWSGISVRTHQCVETVRTAVLQLEETTTKEMKTLLQHIVKTKEDLQKLPEDFRLRRIQQLYAVDVTLDPNTAHPYLILSEDGKQVRCGDTRQDLPDNPERFDLCINVLGREGFSSGRFYFEVQMKGDDWDVGVVRKSISRKGNISYSPRDGYWIISQRRGNKCWVVDRTKVPLSLRQRPEKIGVFVDYDDGLVSLYDVRAGTLIYSFSGCSFTDKIYPFLSPGFFDPAPLTITLVKHR; from the coding sequence ATGGCCTCAGCCTGCAGTCTCCTGTCTGAAGAGCAGTTCCTgtgctccatctgtctggaaGTTTTCACTGAGCCTGTCTCTACTCCATGTGGACACAACTTCTGTAAAGCCTGTATCACCAAATGTTGGGACAACAGTGACAAGTGTGAATGTCCAATGTGCAAAAAGCCATTTGTGAATAAGCCAGACCTCTTTGTCAATACTTTGGTCTCTGAAATGGTGGCTCAGTTCAGGAAGTCTGTTGATGTTAAAGCTGCAAGTTCCAACATCCAGCAGCAGAAACCTGTCAAACCAGTGGAGGTGCCCTGTGACTTCTGTCCTGGCACTAAACTGAAGGCCTTGAAGTCCTGCCTGGTGTGTTTGGCCTCTTATTGTGAgactcacctggagcctcatcAGAGAGTCGCAACCCTGAAGAGACACAAGCTCATCGATCCTGTGGAGAACCTGGAGGACAGGATGTGTAAGAAACATGACAAGATGTTAAAGCTCTTCTGCAGGACCGAccaactgtgtgtttgtctcatgTGTACAGAACATGAGACTCATGATACAGTTCCTTTAGAGGAAGAGTATGAAGAGATAAAGGCGCAGCTGAAGTGGAAAAAGTCAAAAGTACAGAAGATGATACAAGAACGACAGGAGAAGGTTGAGGAGATGAAAGCATCAGTGCAGCTCAACAAGAAGGACACAGATGAAGAGCTAGCTAAAACTGCTGAGGTCTTCACTGCTCTGGTGGCCTCCATCCAGAGACAGCAGGCTGAGCTGATGGAGGTGAttgaagagaggcagagagcagcacagaaacagGCTGAGGGCTTCAtcaaagagctggaggaggaaatcACTGAGCTCCAGAGGACAAGCTCTGAGCTGGAGCGTCTCTCCCTCACTGAAgaccagctccagctcctccagagctTCCCatccgtctcctcctctccacgcACCAAGAACTGGTCTGGCATCAGTGTCCGCACACATCAGTGTGTGGAGACGGTGAGGACAGCTGTGCTTCAGCTGGAGGAGACAACCACTAAAGAGATGAAGACTCTGCTTCAACACATAGTGAAGACTAAAGAAGATCTGCAGAAGCTGCCAGAAGACTTTAGGCTGAGGAGGATCCAGCAGCTGTATGCAGTGGATGTGACCCTTgacccaaacacagcacaccCTTACCTCATCCTGTCTGAGGACGGGAAACAAGTGAGATGTGGAGACACACGTCAGGATCTTCCCGAcaacccagagaggtttgatcTGTGTATCAATGTCCTGGGAAGAGAAGGTTTCTCTTCAGGGAGATTCTACTTTGAGGTTCAGATGAAAGGAGATGATTGGGATGTTGGAGTGGTCAGAAAGTCAATCAGCAGGAAGGGAAATATCTCATACAGCCCCAGGGATGGATACTGGATCATAAGTCAGAGACGTGGAAATAAGTGCTGGGTTGTAGATAGGACCAaggttcctctctctctgaggcaGAGGCCTGAGAAAATTGGGGTCTTTGTAGATTATGACGACGGACTGGTGTCTCTCTATGATGTGAGGGCCGGGACTCTGATCTACTCTTTCTCTGGCTGCTCCTTCACTGATAAGATCTACCCATTCTTAAGCCCTGGCTTTTTTGATCCTGCCCCCCTGACGATCACTCTTGTCAAACACAGATGA